One Ktedonobacteraceae bacterium genomic region harbors:
- a CDS encoding plastocyanin/azurin family copper-binding protein, which translates to MIPKRIFPVPSRRARLAWFSLVGLAILTLVAACGGGSSSTNGNPTPTPTSTFIASVPTNTPTSAGLTPTSSPTASSQSSPTPAPTRAQPTPTATTPPRPTPTPTPRPRPSPTPTPKPSPTPTPPPKVTVTIITLKNGNFAFSPATISVVPGTIVTWVNSTQAPHTVTGSSFGSGTINPGGTYSFKFTGAGTFAYHCMFHPYMTAKVIVT; encoded by the coding sequence ATGATTCCTAAACGCATCTTCCCGGTCCCGTCACGCCGCGCAAGGCTGGCCTGGTTTAGCCTGGTAGGGCTGGCTATCCTGACGCTCGTCGCCGCCTGTGGCGGTGGTAGCAGCAGCACGAACGGCAATCCAACGCCGACTCCAACAAGCACGTTTATTGCAAGCGTCCCTACTAATACTCCGACCAGCGCAGGTTTGACCCCTACATCATCTCCCACAGCATCATCTCAGTCCAGTCCAACGCCGGCTCCCACCAGGGCGCAGCCAACGCCGACGGCCACAACCCCGCCGCGCCCAACACCAACGCCCACCCCCAGGCCCAGACCATCTCCTACCCCAACCCCTAAGCCATCTCCTACTCCCACACCGCCGCCAAAGGTAACGGTCACGATCATCACGCTGAAAAATGGCAACTTTGCCTTTAGCCCGGCAACAATCAGCGTTGTCCCTGGAACCATTGTGACCTGGGTCAATAGTACCCAGGCGCCACATACCGTGACGGGCAGTTCTTTTGGCAGCGGCACCATTAACCCTGGTGGTACTTATAGTTTCAAGTTTACAGGAGCCGGCACCTTTGCCTACCACTGTATGTTCCATCCCTACATGACGGCAAAGGTCATTGTGACGTAG
- a CDS encoding plastocyanin/azurin family copper-binding protein yields MTMATQRLKFALGGMGVFLLVLTLVMSFVVSSTSQAFAAGKGVSQAHSAVAAPDAKTKKTVKIITKNGTFTFSPTTLKIKVGTTVTWKNLTMVSHTSTSDTGVWDSGIIAPGGKFSFKFTTAGTFTYHCNIHPFMKATIIVS; encoded by the coding sequence ATGACGATGGCAACACAGCGATTGAAATTCGCTCTGGGTGGAATGGGGGTATTTCTACTGGTTCTGACCCTTGTAATGTCGTTTGTAGTTTCTAGCACATCACAGGCATTCGCGGCAGGTAAAGGAGTCAGCCAGGCACACTCGGCAGTGGCCGCGCCCGATGCCAAAACCAAGAAAACCGTCAAGATCATTACCAAAAACGGCACCTTCACCTTCAGTCCCACGACGCTGAAGATCAAAGTTGGTACCACCGTGACCTGGAAGAACCTGACGATGGTATCGCACACCTCCACGAGCGATACGGGAGTCTGGGACAGCGGGATCATTGCACCGGGAGGTAAGTTCAGCTTCAAGTTTACTACGGCGGGTACGTTTACTTACCACTGCAACATCCATCCATTCATGAAGGCAACCATTATCGTGAGTTGA
- a CDS encoding CocE/NonD family hydrolase, with product MMSFLTRIIGTLAKFPPAETYDLIVERDLKVPMPDGVVLLADRYAPRGRENLPIILVRCCYGRRGFFGMFFGRLVAERGYQVVVQSTRGTFGSGGIFEPFIHEHDDGLATVAWLKQQPWFSGAFATNGPSYLGLVQWAIAREAGPELKAMAIQVSTSEFRGQTYMGGSYALDTTLSWTHMMANQERPARALLSQLTARRKLKPLFMHLPLRDLDKLADGEHAPFFQTWLEQRPADDPYWKSQDFSDTVKDVKVPINMVSGWYDIFLPWTLRDYAALRAAGQRPYLTIGPWAHASMELMDTGVRESLAWFRAYLYNDHSQLRKSPVRIFVTGANEWRDLADWPPAGRRHERWHLQPGGGLAPEISPASPPDHYRYDPADPTPAVSGPVLAGNSMPTGNRELEARPDVLTYTSAPLASDLEVIGPVRVELFARSSLQHTDFFARLCDVDARGKSLNVCDALLRVEAGQQPVTADGCWQLSIDLWPTAHRFRRGHRLRLQVSSGAHPRYARNTGSGEPLATATKLVIADQEIYHDPEHPSSIELPVSE from the coding sequence ATGATGTCATTCCTCACCCGCATAATTGGCACGCTTGCCAAATTTCCCCCGGCTGAAACATACGATCTGATTGTGGAACGCGATTTGAAGGTGCCGATGCCCGATGGCGTGGTGCTGCTGGCGGACCGCTATGCGCCACGCGGCAGAGAGAATCTGCCTATTATCCTGGTGCGCTGCTGCTATGGGCGGCGCGGTTTCTTCGGCATGTTCTTTGGGCGGCTGGTAGCCGAGCGTGGCTACCAGGTGGTGGTTCAGAGTACGCGCGGCACCTTTGGCTCGGGCGGGATATTTGAACCATTCATCCACGAACACGACGATGGACTGGCAACCGTGGCATGGTTGAAGCAGCAACCGTGGTTTTCGGGCGCGTTCGCGACCAATGGCCCCAGCTACCTGGGCCTGGTGCAGTGGGCCATCGCGCGCGAAGCGGGACCGGAGTTGAAGGCTATGGCCATTCAGGTCAGCACGTCCGAGTTTCGCGGCCAGACGTACATGGGCGGCTCCTATGCCCTCGATACAACCCTCTCCTGGACGCATATGATGGCCAACCAGGAGCGCCCGGCGAGAGCGCTCCTGAGTCAGCTTACTGCCAGGCGCAAGCTGAAGCCGCTTTTTATGCACCTGCCACTGCGCGATCTCGATAAACTTGCCGATGGCGAGCATGCGCCGTTCTTCCAGACGTGGCTTGAACAAAGGCCGGCGGATGATCCCTATTGGAAATCGCAGGACTTCAGCGATACCGTCAAGGATGTGAAAGTACCGATCAATATGGTGAGCGGCTGGTATGATATCTTCCTGCCGTGGACGCTGCGCGATTACGCGGCTCTGCGCGCCGCCGGGCAGCGACCGTATCTCACCATTGGTCCCTGGGCGCACGCCTCGATGGAGCTGATGGACACTGGAGTGCGGGAATCGCTGGCATGGTTCCGCGCCTACCTGTATAACGACCACAGCCAGTTGCGCAAATCTCCGGTGCGCATCTTTGTCACCGGCGCCAATGAATGGCGCGACCTCGCGGACTGGCCACCGGCAGGCAGGCGACACGAACGCTGGCATCTTCAACCGGGCGGAGGATTGGCCCCGGAAATTTCACCCGCGTCCCCGCCCGACCACTATCGCTACGACCCCGCCGACCCTACTCCGGCAGTATCCGGACCGGTACTTGCGGGCAATAGCATGCCCACCGGCAACCGCGAGTTGGAGGCGAGGCCGGATGTGCTGACCTATACCAGCGCACCGCTGGCAAGCGACCTGGAAGTGATCGGACCGGTGCGGGTCGAATTGTTCGCTCGTTCCAGCCTTCAACACACGGACTTCTTTGCCCGCCTGTGCGATGTCGATGCACGAGGAAAATCGCTCAACGTCTGCGATGCGCTGCTGCGGGTCGAGGCTGGCCAGCAGCCGGTTACTGCAGATGGTTGCTGGCAACTGAGTATCGACCTGTGGCCAACTGCGCACCGCTTCCGCCGGGGACATCGCCTGCGCCTGCAAGTATCAAGCGGCGCGCATCCACGCTATGCCAGGAACACAGGCAGCGGGGAGCCGCTGGCAACGGCAACGAAGCTGGTGATCGCAGATCAGGAGATTTATCACGATCCAGAACATCCATCGAGTATCGAGTTGCCGGTAAGCGAGTAG
- a CDS encoding NAD+ synthase gives MLNIDCAQTDRQISSFIRDELRTSGQHKLVIALSGGIDSAVSCALGVHAVGPENIIAVMLPYGALSEEATRDARQLTAQLRIPNENTKIIDIQPAVDTIVQQIPDINDARRGNIMARMRMIYLYDLAKKYTGLVLGTENKTEYYLGYFTRFGDEASDIEPIRQLYKTQVRQMGEYLQLPQSILTKAPSAGLWSNQTDEKEYGFTYDDADKVLYYYFDEHVPLDEIEGKSGVPREVVARVMEWVRANDFKHHAPRVFGE, from the coding sequence ATGTTAAACATCGATTGCGCGCAAACAGATCGCCAGATCAGCAGCTTTATCCGCGACGAACTGCGTACAAGCGGCCAGCACAAACTCGTCATCGCCCTCTCAGGTGGCATCGACTCAGCCGTATCATGCGCATTGGGCGTGCATGCCGTCGGACCGGAAAACATCATCGCCGTCATGTTGCCCTATGGAGCATTGAGCGAAGAGGCGACCAGGGACGCCCGGCAACTCACCGCGCAACTGCGCATCCCCAATGAAAATACGAAAATCATCGACATACAACCCGCCGTGGATACCATCGTACAGCAAATACCGGACATCAACGACGCGCGACGCGGCAATATCATGGCGCGCATGCGCATGATCTACCTCTACGACCTGGCGAAAAAATACACCGGCCTCGTGCTTGGCACCGAAAACAAAACCGAATACTACCTTGGCTATTTCACGCGCTTCGGCGACGAGGCGTCCGACATCGAACCCATCCGCCAGCTCTACAAAACGCAGGTGCGGCAGATGGGCGAATATCTCCAGCTTCCCCAGAGCATCCTCACCAAAGCTCCCTCCGCCGGCCTATGGAGCAACCAGACCGACGAGAAGGAATATGGCTTCACCTACGACGACGCCGACAAAGTCCTCTATTACTACTTTGATGAACACGTCCCCCTTGACGAGATAGAGGGCAAATCCGGCGTGCCACGCGAGGTAGTCGCCCGCGTGATGGAATGGGTGCGGGCCAACGATTTCAAGCATCACGCGCCGAGGGTATTTGGGGAATAG
- a CDS encoding sigma-70 family RNA polymerase sigma factor: MQQQKRSQGEQENSTETSLFDLYGPTIFAYMRLHVSSREDAEDLTAEVFAAAWEHDNLPGLQRKEQLAWLRRVAHNKLVDSYRRQARRPVVSLETVADSIYEDESRAPEWVAERHEELDQLRRAIEQLSPVQQQVLQLRYSSGLPFADIAILLDKREDAVRQMLSRAIAHLGVLYKRQ; encoded by the coding sequence ATGCAACAGCAGAAACGCAGCCAGGGCGAGCAGGAGAACAGCACGGAAACGTCGCTGTTTGACCTCTATGGGCCGACCATCTTCGCGTATATGCGCCTGCATGTTAGCTCGCGTGAAGATGCTGAGGACCTGACTGCGGAGGTCTTCGCGGCGGCATGGGAGCATGATAACCTGCCAGGTTTACAGAGAAAGGAGCAGCTGGCATGGCTGCGGCGGGTCGCGCATAATAAGCTCGTCGATAGCTATCGACGACAGGCTCGTCGTCCTGTTGTCAGCTTAGAAACGGTGGCGGACTCTATTTACGAGGATGAGTCGCGGGCACCAGAATGGGTGGCCGAACGACATGAAGAATTAGATCAACTGCGCAGGGCCATTGAACAATTATCTCCCGTGCAGCAGCAGGTCTTGCAACTACGCTACAGTTCCGGGTTGCCTTTTGCTGACATCGCAATCCTGCTCGATAAACGAGAAGACGCCGTGCGGCAGATGCTTTCACGCGCCATCGCCCACTTAGGCGTTCTCTACAAACGGCAGTAG